From the genome of Callithrix jacchus isolate 240 chromosome 7, calJac240_pri, whole genome shotgun sequence, one region includes:
- the LOC108592577 gene encoding uncharacterized protein LOC108592577, protein MQPNERYLGHEGSTLMNRLMPITKGLEALSSISFSPSLPRTLLSFQVQPWDDAARRPSPDASPLILDYPASKTHKTRLFTSTPSNRRSNLARARMTRVRALRQGVQCYGVSHGDDLRPLGLRPGRLSLRLRSPHPGEVIQVLRPQPEGLLGHTPTPPSPALTRGHRAPPSPGTAAGGGGGGGAARRPLFAVSHRAPKRTGQALTTAERETGRRWRPARRGAGRRRRQRRERRQPRGTPAGAHDATGCMGAAIVGTQRRAERAAATRSGACDQWVRGSRAE, encoded by the exons ATGCAGCCTAATGAGAGgtatttaggtcatgagggctccaccctcatgaacaGATTAATGCCAATTACAAAAGGGCTTGAAGCTCTGAGTtcaatctctttctctccctcactccctcgGACTCTCTTGTCCTTCCAGGTCCagccatgggatgatgcagcaaggaggccctcaccagatgccagccccttgatcttggactacccagcctccaaaact CACAAGACCAGGCTTTTTACATCTACTCCCTCCAATCGTCGGAGCAACCTTGCAAG GGCCCGAATGACCCGTGTCCGTGCTCTGCGCCAAGGTGTGCAGTGCTACGGGGTCTCGCACGGAGATGACCTCAGACCGCTTGGCCTGCGTCCGGGCAGGCTTTCCCTCAGGCTCCGCAGCCCCCACCCAGGCGAGGTCATCCAGGTACTGAGACCCCAGCCCGAAGGACTACTGGGCCATACCCCGACCCCTCCTTCCCCGGCACTAACACGCGGGCACCGCGCCCCGCCCAGCCCGGGAACCGCGgccggcggggggggggggggcggcgcGGCGCGGCGACCGTTATTCGCAGTCAGCCATCGCGCCCCGAAGCGCACTGGGCAGGCCCTTACCACagcagagagggagacagggcgTAGGTGGCGCCCGGCCCGACGCGGGGCAGGAAGGCGGAGGCGGCAGCGCAGGGAGCGGCGACAGCCGCGGGGGACCCCGGCGGGCGCCCACGACGCGACGGGCTGCATGGGCGCCGCCATAGTGGGGACGCAGCGGCGGGCGGAGCGCGCGGCCGCGACCCGGTCGGGCGCCTGCGACCAATGGGTGCGCGGAAGCCGGGCGGAGTGA